Proteins encoded together in one Sulfitobacter pontiacus window:
- the nirD gene encoding nitrite reductase small subunit NirD, whose amino-acid sequence MTSWIDIAALDDVPQRGARMIKTTLGCVAVFRTAEDEVFALDNACPHKAGPLAEGIVHGKSVTCPLHNWVFSLETGEAQGADAGRVATYPARVESGRILLDRTFLHARSAA is encoded by the coding sequence ATGACCAGCTGGATCGATATCGCAGCACTTGATGATGTGCCACAGCGCGGTGCGCGTATGATCAAGACCACGCTTGGCTGTGTCGCGGTGTTCCGCACCGCCGAGGATGAGGTCTTTGCGCTTGATAATGCCTGTCCGCACAAGGCGGGGCCGCTGGCCGAAGGCATCGTGCATGGCAAATCCGTAACCTGCCCGCTGCACAACTGGGTATTCTCTCTCGAGACCGGAGAGGCGCAGGGCGCGGACGCGGGCCGCGTCGCGACCTATCCGGCGCGGGTGGAAAGCGGGCGCATCCTGCTGGACCGGACGTTCCTGCACGCGCGGAGCGCCGCATGA
- the nirB gene encoding nitrite reductase large subunit NirB, with amino-acid sequence MKQKLVVIGAGMASGRVLEHLLEQDREAYDITLFNAEARGNYNRIMLSPVLSGEKTYADIVTHDDGWYAENDITCRFGEKVLNIDRAAKTVTGENGTVSYDKLVLGTGSNPFMIPLPGHDLDGVIAYRDLEDTERMMGLGEGSKCVVIGGGLLGLEAAAGMAARGVDVTVVHIMGHLMERQLDEAAGYLLRRALTDKGITVKCAANSKEILGENGKVRALLLDDGTELPCDLLVMAVGIRPNVALGQGAGLAVGKGIHVDDQMVTSDVDVLAVGECVEHNGALFGLVAPLYDQAKVAAQTLLGQSSTFVPKELSTKLKVTGCDLFSAGDFADGEGREDIVFRDPARGVYRRLVIKNNVVIGAVMYGDTADSNWFFGLIRDKTDIADMRDTLIFGPAYQGGTPLDPLAAVAALPRDAEICGCNGICKGQIEDAIAAGASDLGAIKATTKASASCGTCTGLVEQVLAVTLGDDFVLPAAASICGCTDMTHEDVRRMIKSQRLTSMPAVWQECGWKTPDGCHVCRPALNFYLLADWPLEYRDDPQSRFINERKHANIQKDGTYSVVPRMWGGITTPDELRAIADAADKYRVPTVKVTGGQRIDLLGVKSEDLPDIWADLNAAGMVSGHAYSKGLRTVKTCVGTDHCRFGTQDSTGLGIQLEKELWGAWTPHKLKLGVSGCPRNCAEATCKDIGVICVDSGYQISIGGAAGMDVRETELLIQVPTEQEAINVIKAVTQLYRENAKYLDRIYKWMAKVGLDWIKERVAAEGDALVDRFELSQTIYRKDPWAEHVTQQAERYKPLATLSLEAAE; translated from the coding sequence ATGAAACAGAAACTTGTCGTTATCGGTGCCGGTATGGCCTCCGGTCGGGTGCTGGAGCACCTTCTGGAACAGGACCGCGAAGCCTATGACATCACCCTTTTCAACGCAGAGGCACGGGGCAACTACAACCGCATCATGCTGTCCCCGGTCCTATCGGGAGAGAAGACCTATGCCGACATCGTGACCCATGATGATGGATGGTACGCCGAAAATGACATCACCTGCCGTTTTGGCGAAAAGGTGCTGAATATCGACCGTGCGGCTAAGACGGTAACGGGCGAGAACGGCACGGTGTCCTATGACAAGCTGGTTCTGGGCACCGGATCGAACCCCTTTATGATCCCATTGCCGGGTCACGATCTGGACGGCGTCATCGCCTACCGCGATCTGGAAGACACCGAACGGATGATGGGGCTGGGCGAAGGCAGTAAATGCGTCGTGATCGGCGGCGGGCTGCTGGGGTTGGAGGCGGCGGCAGGCATGGCGGCCCGCGGCGTCGACGTGACCGTTGTGCACATCATGGGGCATTTGATGGAGCGGCAATTGGACGAGGCCGCAGGATATCTGCTGCGCCGCGCCCTGACGGATAAGGGCATCACCGTCAAATGCGCCGCAAACTCCAAGGAGATCCTGGGCGAGAACGGAAAGGTCCGTGCCCTGCTGCTGGATGACGGGACGGAACTGCCCTGCGATTTGCTGGTCATGGCCGTGGGCATCCGCCCCAACGTGGCACTCGGGCAGGGCGCAGGCTTGGCCGTTGGAAAGGGCATCCATGTGGATGACCAGATGGTGACCTCCGACGTCGATGTGCTGGCGGTCGGGGAATGCGTGGAACATAACGGCGCGCTTTTCGGTCTGGTGGCACCGCTGTACGATCAGGCAAAGGTCGCGGCGCAGACCCTGCTGGGGCAGTCATCGACCTTTGTCCCGAAAGAGCTGTCGACCAAGCTCAAGGTGACGGGCTGCGATCTGTTCAGTGCGGGCGATTTTGCCGATGGCGAGGGGCGCGAGGATATCGTCTTTCGCGATCCGGCGCGGGGTGTCTATCGCCGTCTGGTGATCAAGAACAACGTGGTTATCGGGGCGGTGATGTATGGCGACACCGCCGACAGCAACTGGTTCTTTGGCCTGATACGCGACAAGACCGACATCGCGGACATGCGCGATACGCTGATTTTCGGCCCGGCCTACCAAGGGGGGACCCCCCTGGACCCTTTAGCAGCTGTTGCAGCCTTACCGCGTGACGCGGAGATCTGTGGCTGCAACGGTATCTGCAAAGGACAAATTGAAGACGCCATCGCGGCGGGCGCCTCTGATCTGGGCGCGATCAAAGCGACGACCAAGGCCAGCGCATCCTGCGGGACGTGCACCGGGCTGGTCGAACAGGTATTGGCGGTCACGCTGGGGGATGATTTCGTCTTGCCTGCTGCGGCGTCGATCTGCGGCTGCACCGACATGACCCACGAAGACGTGCGGCGGATGATCAAGTCGCAGCGACTGACCTCGATGCCGGCGGTCTGGCAGGAATGCGGGTGGAAGACGCCCGACGGCTGCCATGTCTGCCGCCCCGCGTTGAACTTCTATCTGCTTGCCGATTGGCCGCTGGAATATCGCGACGATCCGCAATCGCGTTTCATCAACGAACGCAAACACGCCAACATCCAGAAGGACGGCACCTACAGCGTCGTGCCCCGCATGTGGGGGGGGATCACCACGCCCGACGAACTGCGTGCCATTGCCGATGCGGCGGATAAATACAGGGTGCCAACGGTCAAGGTCACCGGCGGGCAGCGGATCGACCTATTGGGCGTAAAAAGCGAGGATCTCCCCGACATCTGGGCCGATCTGAACGCGGCCGGCATGGTGTCGGGACATGCCTATTCCAAAGGGCTGCGCACGGTCAAAACCTGTGTCGGCACGGATCATTGCCGCTTTGGCACCCAGGACAGCACCGGACTGGGTATCCAGCTTGAGAAAGAGCTCTGGGGGGCCTGGACGCCGCATAAACTGAAGCTCGGGGTGTCGGGCTGCCCGCGCAATTGCGCCGAAGCGACCTGCAAGGACATCGGCGTCATCTGTGTCGACAGCGGATACCAGATCAGCATCGGCGGGGCGGCCGGTATGGACGTCAGGGAAACCGAATTGCTGATCCAGGTGCCGACCGAGCAAGAGGCGATCAATGTGATCAAGGCGGTGACCCAGCTGTATCGCGAGAATGCCAAATACCTTGATCGCATCTACAAATGGATGGCCAAGGTCGGTCTGGACTGGATCAAGGAACGGGTTGCTGCCGAAGGCGACGCTTTGGTTGATCGCTTCGAGCTGAGCCAGACGATTTACCGCAAAGACCCGTGGGCCGAACACGTGACCCAGCAGGCCGAGCGTTACAAACCCCTTGCAACCCTGTCACTGGAGGCTGCGGAATGA
- a CDS encoding AraC family transcriptional regulator codes for MSSAPLSKSYVPQVFVPRMEAQTRNLRTIKPLRFRPLSGAIADVWHVDGDQGGGGYYTAPDPRLVVFLDDTPPLIALRTGEGATAQFGTRAFFVPAGTPLWSKLGKAQRLSHIDFHFDAAALQTRLGAIGISELPRRVMFAPEDSVLLTLGRLAASEVETPQRGTMVLEGLLQSLLGAVMDPASQNALPASGGLSPQHMTAVRQYMAQNIFRPVGVGELADLAGLSESWFSRAFKQTSGLSPQRWIAECRVVAAKEMMADPGRPLADIAAATGFSDQAHLSRVFRRSVGVPPSQWRRDIQ; via the coding sequence ATGTCATCCGCCCCTCTATCAAAATCCTATGTGCCACAGGTTTTTGTCCCTCGTATGGAGGCGCAGACCCGGAACCTGCGCACGATCAAGCCCTTGCGGTTTCGGCCCTTGTCGGGGGCTATCGCAGATGTCTGGCACGTCGACGGGGATCAAGGGGGCGGCGGGTATTACACCGCGCCGGATCCGCGCCTTGTCGTCTTTCTGGATGACACCCCGCCGCTGATCGCGCTTCGAACGGGCGAGGGTGCGACGGCCCAATTCGGAACGCGCGCTTTCTTTGTACCGGCAGGCACCCCGTTGTGGAGCAAGCTGGGCAAGGCCCAAAGGCTCAGCCATATCGATTTCCATTTTGACGCAGCTGCATTGCAGACACGGCTTGGTGCGATCGGTATATCAGAGCTGCCCCGCCGCGTGATGTTTGCGCCGGAGGATAGCGTGCTGCTGACCCTTGGCCGTCTTGCGGCCAGCGAAGTGGAGACCCCTCAACGCGGGACGATGGTCTTGGAAGGCCTGCTGCAATCGCTTTTGGGCGCAGTGATGGACCCGGCGTCGCAAAACGCCCTGCCTGCGTCCGGCGGGCTGTCGCCTCAGCATATGACGGCCGTGCGGCAGTACATGGCGCAGAATATATTTCGCCCCGTCGGTGTGGGTGAATTGGCCGATTTGGCGGGGCTCTCCGAAAGCTGGTTCAGCCGCGCGTTCAAGCAAACCTCGGGTCTGTCGCCCCAACGCTGGATAGCTGAATGCCGCGTCGTCGCCGCCAAGGAGATGATGGCCGACCCCGGACGCCCCCTTGCCGACATCGCCGCGGCAACCGGTTTTTCCGATCAGGCCCATCTGTCACGGGTCTTTCGCCGGTCTGTCGGGGTGCCGCCATCGCAGTGGCGACGCGATATTCAGTGA
- the cysG gene encoding siroheme synthase CysG, producing MKTFPMFLQMAGRRVVIMGGGEQAAQKARLILKTEATVEIWAATFDAELSDLAASGRVTLHDGPITPNSFSDTALAFIATGCPGADMALHVLAKEAGAVVNVVDQPQLCDAITPSIVDRDPVVVAIGTEGTAPVLARQIKTKVEEMLEPRLGDLAALAGRLRGKASARLDPRARRDLWRWVFNDSPRWMFAAGAERAAAKRIKSAIETGDFGTAAGGSVSLVGAGPGAKDLITLRGVQRLQEADVIYYDRLLDPDILELARRDAERIYVGKAPGCHSWPQEKITQTLVMAAKRGQRVVRLKCGDPGVFGRSTEEVDALKASGIAFEIIPGITAACAAAASIGESLTDRGKIDTVVLTTGHRQDGYAVPEPIKDIRPGTCVALYMAVGAAPQIVDHLKTAHPGVQFDLQIAAKAQRKDQKILRCSLQDLEATLSVNKIAGEAMLFIRWPREAQQAHMPMTQSAVGRVVSMVQD from the coding sequence ATGAAGACATTCCCCATGTTCCTGCAAATGGCGGGTCGCCGCGTTGTAATCATGGGCGGGGGCGAACAGGCCGCCCAGAAGGCGCGACTGATCCTGAAAACCGAAGCGACGGTCGAGATCTGGGCGGCCACATTCGATGCCGAACTGTCGGACCTTGCTGCATCGGGCCGTGTCACACTTCACGACGGTCCAATCACCCCGAACAGCTTTTCAGACACCGCGCTGGCCTTTATCGCCACTGGCTGCCCTGGTGCGGACATGGCGCTGCATGTTTTGGCCAAAGAGGCCGGGGCGGTTGTGAACGTGGTCGACCAGCCACAGCTTTGCGACGCGATCACACCTTCGATCGTGGACCGTGATCCGGTGGTCGTGGCCATCGGCACCGAGGGGACAGCCCCGGTGCTGGCCCGCCAGATCAAGACGAAAGTAGAGGAAATGCTCGAGCCGCGGCTGGGGGATCTTGCTGCTCTTGCGGGCCGGTTGCGGGGGAAAGCATCCGCGCGCCTTGATCCGCGCGCGCGTCGCGATCTGTGGCGTTGGGTTTTCAACGACAGCCCGCGCTGGATGTTTGCCGCCGGTGCCGAACGCGCGGCGGCCAAGCGTATCAAGTCGGCCATCGAAACGGGTGATTTCGGCACCGCTGCGGGCGGCAGTGTCAGCCTTGTTGGCGCAGGGCCGGGGGCGAAGGATCTGATCACCCTGCGCGGCGTGCAGCGCCTGCAAGAAGCCGATGTGATCTATTATGACCGGTTGCTTGACCCTGATATCCTTGAATTGGCCCGTCGTGACGCCGAGCGCATTTACGTTGGGAAGGCTCCGGGCTGTCACAGCTGGCCGCAAGAGAAAATCACACAGACCCTGGTGATGGCTGCCAAACGCGGCCAGCGCGTCGTGCGCCTGAAATGTGGTGATCCGGGGGTGTTCGGGCGCAGCACAGAAGAAGTCGATGCGCTGAAAGCCAGCGGTATCGCTTTCGAGATCATCCCCGGCATCACCGCGGCCTGCGCCGCGGCCGCGAGCATCGGTGAAAGCCTGACGGATCGGGGCAAGATCGATACCGTGGTGCTGACCACCGGCCATCGCCAAGATGGATATGCGGTGCCCGAACCGATCAAGGATATCAGACCCGGCACATGCGTGGCGCTTTACATGGCCGTGGGGGCCGCGCCACAGATTGTAGATCACCTAAAGACAGCGCATCCGGGGGTTCAGTTCGACCTGCAAATCGCCGCGAAAGCGCAGCGCAAGGATCAGAAGATTTTGCGGTGCTCCCTTCAAGATCTGGAAGCGACGCTGAGCGTCAATAAGATCGCAGGCGAGGCCATGCTGTTCATCCGGTGGCCTCGGGAGGCACAACAGGCTCATATGCCCATGACGCAAAGCGCAGTTGGGCGCGTCGTATCGATGGTGCAAGACTGA
- a CDS encoding glycosyl transferase family protein, with protein sequence MSLAPYVRIVARGKGRARAMTLAEAQDAMALILRGDAAPEAVGALLMVMRLRGETPEEIAGFTAALRAHVVGKLPKADLDWPSYAAGRSRGVPLFLLAARLVGQAGYSISMHGWNSHQSANASVREVIDLAGPQVAYTPLETLSPAAFSILNLRDTLGLRSCFNTVLRMWNPSEAPATVQGVFHPSYRSLQAQAAQLLGQQDLCIIKGGGGEFERHPSKDIALFGLRDGAHIQQTAAPILDDTRRLHETGDVIDLQGLWQGRVDDPFAIATVTGTAALALWTLKASRTLSQADQMARSLWDQRHETKEQSA encoded by the coding sequence ATGAGCCTGGCCCCCTATGTCCGGATCGTCGCGCGCGGCAAGGGGCGTGCCCGCGCTATGACCTTGGCCGAAGCTCAGGACGCCATGGCGCTGATCCTACGCGGTGATGCTGCCCCCGAAGCGGTCGGCGCGCTGTTGATGGTCATGCGTCTGCGCGGCGAAACCCCCGAAGAGATTGCCGGTTTCACCGCGGCATTACGCGCACATGTGGTGGGCAAACTGCCCAAAGCGGATCTGGACTGGCCGTCCTACGCCGCAGGTCGCAGCCGGGGGGTGCCGCTGTTCCTGCTTGCAGCGCGGCTGGTGGGGCAGGCCGGTTACAGCATTTCGATGCACGGGTGGAATTCGCATCAATCGGCCAATGCATCGGTGCGCGAGGTCATTGATCTTGCCGGGCCGCAGGTGGCCTATACCCCGCTAGAAACCCTAAGCCCTGCGGCTTTCAGCATCTTGAACCTGCGCGATACGCTCGGCCTCAGATCGTGTTTCAATACGGTATTGCGCATGTGGAACCCGTCCGAGGCCCCGGCGACGGTGCAAGGCGTGTTCCACCCGTCGTACCGCAGCCTACAGGCCCAAGCCGCGCAACTGTTGGGCCAGCAGGATCTGTGCATCATCAAGGGGGGTGGCGGCGAATTCGAGCGTCATCCCTCCAAGGACATCGCCCTGTTCGGCCTGCGCGACGGGGCGCATATCCAGCAGACCGCCGCGCCAATCCTGGATGACACCCGGCGTTTGCATGAAACAGGCGATGTCATCGACCTGCAGGGCCTGTGGCAGGGTCGCGTGGACGACCCTTTCGCAATCGCCACGGTGACCGGCACTGCGGCACTTGCGCTGTGGACGCTGAAGGCGTCTCGGACACTTTCTCAGGCCGACCAAATGGCGCGCAGCCTTTGGGACCAGCGACACGAGACAAAGGAGCAATCCGCATGA
- a CDS encoding nitrate reductase, translating into MTLTRTTCPYCGVGCGMLAAADGTIKGDPDHPANFGRLCSKGAALGETIDLNGRLLHPQINGVRAEWDTALDMVAQRFSDAIAQHGPESVAFYASGQMLIEDYYVANKLMKGFIGAANIDTNSRLCMASSVAGHKRAFGTDTVPGTYEDLEQADLVVLVGSNLAWCHPVLHQRIAAAKQARPHMRIVNVDPRRTATTDLADVHLRIAPDGDVALFNGLLAYLAETGKLDTAYTENHVNGLDAALAAAQASDPADSGLNARELADFYALWANTPKVVTAYSQGVNQSVCGTDKVNAILNCHLATGRIGNPGMGPFSLTGQPNAMGGREVGGLANMLANHLEIGNEAHRSAVQSFWQSPTICTKPGLKAVDLFEACADGQIKALWVISTNPAVSLPDADGVAAAIANVPFVVTSDIMEKTDTNALADVLLPATGWGEKDGTVTNSERRISRQRAFLPAPAEARPDWKIISDVATRMGFSGAFSYGSSADVFAEYVALDQAASAFPRDLDLSIFADADYAKMVPTQWPRNGARFFADGQYYHPDGKAQMVAVTSPVSLNSRFTLNTGRNRDQWHTMTRTGKSARLGAHLAEPYVEMNPVDAAALGALPGALIALQNSRGRVLMRALITPRVAQGALFAPMHWTRQRSTAGTVNSVMTPLTDPISGQPALKASAVTAEVFKAKWYGFLASIAEPAPRTTYAAVARTNTGWQAELAGSKNPEDWEAEARLLTGQAEGDLSLQSDAATGGVRIAITQGGRITGLLFVSPNPVVVSRSAIIALIGTDTSALAALAGRNAADRPDPGATVCACFDVGRNTLLAAIAGGASTVAALGDATCAGTNCGSCKPELAALLDQTLQRMAAE; encoded by the coding sequence ATGACCCTCACGCGCACCACTTGCCCTTATTGCGGTGTAGGTTGCGGGATGCTGGCGGCCGCCGATGGTACAATCAAGGGGGATCCGGATCATCCGGCCAACTTCGGGCGGCTCTGCTCCAAAGGTGCTGCCTTGGGGGAAACCATTGATCTGAACGGGCGGCTTTTGCATCCGCAGATCAACGGGGTACGGGCAGAATGGGATACGGCGCTGGATATGGTGGCGCAGAGGTTCAGCGATGCCATCGCGCAGCATGGGCCGGAAAGCGTCGCCTTTTACGCCTCGGGCCAGATGCTGATCGAAGACTATTATGTCGCCAACAAGCTGATGAAGGGGTTCATCGGGGCGGCCAATATCGACACGAATTCACGTCTGTGCATGGCGTCCTCTGTCGCGGGTCACAAGCGTGCCTTCGGCACCGATACCGTTCCCGGCACCTATGAAGATCTGGAGCAAGCCGATCTGGTTGTGCTTGTCGGGTCCAATCTGGCGTGGTGCCATCCGGTCCTGCACCAGCGTATTGCCGCCGCAAAACAGGCCCGCCCCCATATGCGGATCGTCAATGTCGATCCGCGCCGGACGGCGACCACCGATCTGGCGGATGTGCATCTGAGGATAGCCCCGGACGGGGATGTTGCCTTGTTCAATGGGTTGCTGGCGTATCTGGCAGAGACTGGAAAACTCGACACGGCCTATACGGAAAACCATGTGAACGGGCTGGATGCGGCGCTGGCGGCGGCACAGGCCAGTGATCCGGCGGACAGCGGGTTGAACGCTCGGGAATTGGCTGATTTCTATGCGCTTTGGGCAAACACGCCCAAAGTCGTCACCGCGTACTCCCAAGGCGTCAACCAATCGGTCTGTGGCACGGATAAGGTAAACGCGATCCTGAATTGCCATCTTGCCACAGGGCGCATCGGCAATCCGGGGATGGGCCCTTTCTCATTGACCGGCCAGCCCAATGCCATGGGGGGACGCGAAGTTGGCGGTCTGGCCAATATGCTGGCAAACCACCTAGAGATCGGGAATGAAGCGCACCGCAGCGCGGTGCAGAGTTTCTGGCAAAGCCCGACGATCTGCACAAAACCGGGACTGAAGGCTGTCGATCTGTTCGAGGCCTGTGCCGACGGGCAGATCAAGGCACTGTGGGTGATCTCGACCAACCCCGCGGTGTCGTTGCCCGATGCCGATGGCGTGGCGGCAGCAATTGCAAATGTGCCCTTTGTTGTTACGTCTGACATCATGGAGAAGACGGATACCAACGCTTTGGCTGACGTCCTGCTGCCCGCCACCGGTTGGGGTGAAAAAGACGGCACCGTGACCAATTCCGAACGGCGCATTTCGCGCCAACGCGCCTTTCTGCCCGCCCCCGCTGAGGCGCGGCCCGACTGGAAGATCATCAGCGACGTAGCCACGCGTATGGGGTTTTCGGGTGCCTTTTCCTATGGCTCATCCGCGGATGTCTTTGCCGAATATGTCGCGCTTGATCAGGCTGCTTCGGCTTTCCCGCGCGATCTTGATCTGAGCATTTTTGCCGATGCGGATTACGCGAAAATGGTGCCGACCCAATGGCCGCGCAATGGGGCGCGTTTCTTTGCGGACGGGCAATATTATCACCCTGACGGCAAGGCGCAGATGGTTGCCGTGACATCGCCTGTGTCGCTGAATTCACGCTTTACGCTCAATACCGGACGGAATCGCGACCAGTGGCACACGATGACGCGTACGGGCAAATCGGCGCGGCTTGGGGCACATCTGGCCGAACCTTATGTAGAGATGAACCCAGTTGATGCCGCCGCGTTGGGGGCGCTCCCCGGGGCGTTGATCGCGCTGCAAAACAGCCGTGGTCGTGTTTTGATGCGGGCGTTGATCACCCCGCGCGTGGCGCAAGGCGCGTTGTTCGCGCCAATGCACTGGACACGTCAGCGCAGCACCGCGGGCACGGTCAATAGCGTCATGACACCGCTGACCGATCCGATTTCAGGTCAACCCGCCTTGAAGGCCAGCGCTGTCACTGCCGAGGTTTTCAAGGCGAAATGGTACGGCTTTCTGGCAAGCATCGCGGAACCCGCCCCGCGCACCACCTATGCCGCCGTGGCCCGCACCAATACCGGCTGGCAGGCAGAGCTGGCGGGCAGCAAAAACCCCGAGGATTGGGAGGCAGAGGCCCGCCTTCTGACGGGGCAGGCGGAGGGTGATCTTTCGCTCCAGTCCGACGCGGCGACCGGTGGCGTGCGGATTGCGATAACCCAAGGTGGGCGGATCACCGGGCTGCTTTTCGTATCCCCCAATCCGGTGGTCGTCTCGCGCAGTGCGATTATCGCGCTGATCGGGACGGACACATCGGCGTTAGCGGCGCTCGCCGGGCGCAATGCCGCTGACCGGCCGGACCCGGGTGCTACGGTCTGTGCCTGTTTTGATGTGGGGCGCAACACCTTGCTGGCCGCGATCGCCGGCGGGGCCTCTACCGTCGCGGCTTTGGGTGACGCCACCTGCGCGGGGACAAACTGCGGGTCGTGCAAACCCGAACTCGCCGCCTTGCTGGATCAGACCTTGCAACGGATGGCCGCAGAATGA
- a CDS encoding TonB-dependent siderophore receptor yields the protein MKFTFFLMLGTSALALSAGVATAQDAVDLGEIIIQSEEDPTGPVVGYAAGTTASTKSGRSLLETPSSITVVTTDQIEDTAANNLSEALGYAAGVVTEAYGADPRFDSISVRGADLQNQIYLNGLQFSRSTRPNYGAPSLDLYGMERVELLRGPNSVLYGAGSPAGLVNLIQKRAQFDGDTTELGLHADGNGSYYVFGDANRVVDDRFAYRIVGKAGNRVLGIDEYDNPGAYLGFAAKYQATDATTVEFLLSYQDDDPDSPSGVPNGLIGTRSDEDLRDFYFGNEALEYGDRKVLNLGAQVTHTFDNGWRLVSNTGVTKFDWSYSNLSVGGVTGNDVARTQLLQDEDVTSYATDLRLEGSALTGDVLHNLAFGIDASRFEESALSVFYYGQDSIDFAAPDYSPITPVRDGASWYANKNVTVEQVGIYASDEIEYGHWRAGLALRHDRNKSEGQSNTLYTVPGSGGTPGTVDLTRDDSATTGQASLGYVWDNGVSAYLSYGTSFQSFAEPGDTGTALDPTTGEQWEVGAKYLPATLDAYLSASVYQLEEKNRPVYVQNGAGVRAYDQVGKSRIRGLELEGRANLADGWSVTGGYSYTDSEIIGGDNNGNELGLTPKHTFKLWASKEIQGGPLAGLTVGAGARFIGERYAFNANANHLDSVTLLDAAVSYDFDDGTELQVNVTNLTDEAYVSSVGYFSTYYGDGRTISATLSKKW from the coding sequence ATGAAGTTCACCTTTTTCTTGATGCTGGGGACCAGCGCGCTGGCCCTGTCTGCCGGTGTGGCGACGGCGCAGGACGCCGTTGATCTGGGCGAGATCATCATCCAGTCCGAAGAAGACCCGACCGGCCCGGTGGTGGGCTATGCCGCGGGCACCACGGCGTCGACCAAAAGCGGGCGGTCCTTGCTGGAAACGCCGTCTTCCATCACGGTGGTCACCACCGACCAGATCGAGGATACGGCCGCCAACAATCTGTCAGAGGCGCTTGGCTATGCGGCGGGTGTCGTGACCGAAGCCTATGGGGCGGACCCGCGGTTTGATTCAATTTCGGTCCGCGGGGCTGACCTGCAAAACCAGATCTACCTCAACGGGTTGCAATTCAGCCGCTCTACGCGCCCGAACTATGGCGCGCCCTCGCTTGATCTTTACGGCATGGAACGGGTGGAGCTTCTGCGCGGCCCAAATTCGGTGCTATACGGGGCAGGGTCGCCCGCCGGGCTGGTGAACCTGATCCAGAAACGCGCGCAATTTGATGGCGACACGACCGAGCTAGGCCTCCATGCGGATGGCAACGGGTCCTATTATGTCTTTGGTGATGCCAACCGCGTGGTCGATGACCGCTTTGCTTACCGCATCGTCGGCAAGGCGGGCAATCGTGTTTTGGGGATCGATGAATACGACAACCCCGGAGCCTATCTGGGCTTTGCCGCGAAATACCAGGCGACCGATGCAACGACGGTGGAATTCCTGCTGTCCTATCAGGATGACGACCCGGATTCCCCCTCGGGCGTGCCAAACGGGCTGATCGGCACCCGTTCCGACGAAGACCTGCGCGACTTCTACTTTGGCAATGAGGCATTGGAATACGGCGACCGCAAAGTGCTTAATCTGGGCGCGCAGGTCACCCACACGTTCGATAATGGCTGGCGGCTGGTCAGCAACACGGGCGTGACGAAATTCGACTGGTCCTATTCCAACCTTTCTGTCGGCGGCGTGACCGGCAACGATGTGGCGCGCACACAGCTGTTGCAAGACGAAGATGTGACGTCCTATGCCACGGACCTGCGGCTTGAAGGCTCGGCGCTGACCGGCGATGTGCTGCATAATCTCGCCTTTGGTATCGATGCCAGCCGGTTCGAAGAATCTGCGCTCAGCGTGTTTTACTATGGTCAGGACAGCATTGATTTTGCCGCGCCAGACTACAGCCCGATCACGCCGGTGCGCGACGGGGCAAGCTGGTATGCGAACAAGAATGTGACCGTGGAACAGGTCGGCATCTACGCCAGCGACGAAATCGAATATGGCCATTGGCGCGCGGGTCTGGCCCTGCGCCATGATCGCAACAAATCCGAAGGGCAGTCCAACACGCTCTACACCGTTCCGGGCTCTGGCGGCACGCCCGGCACCGTTGATCTGACACGCGACGACAGCGCCACCACCGGTCAGGCAAGCCTTGGCTATGTCTGGGACAATGGCGTGTCGGCCTATCTGTCCTATGGCACCTCGTTCCAAAGCTTTGCAGAACCGGGCGACACGGGCACAGCGCTTGACCCGACCACGGGCGAGCAATGGGAAGTTGGCGCGAAATACCTGCCCGCCACCCTTGATGCCTATCTGTCGGCCTCGGTCTATCAGCTCGAAGAAAAGAACCGCCCCGTCTATGTGCAGAATGGGGCCGGGGTGCGGGCCTATGATCAGGTCGGCAAATCCCGCATCCGCGGGCTAGAGCTGGAAGGCCGTGCCAATCTGGCCGACGGCTGGAGCGTGACGGGCGGCTATTCCTATACCGATAGCGAGATCATCGGCGGTGACAACAATGGCAACGAACTGGGGCTGACCCCGAAACATACCTTCAAGCTGTGGGCATCGAAAGAGATCCAGGGCGGACCGCTTGCCGGGCTGACCGTGGGCGCAGGCGCGCGGTTCATCGGGGAACGCTATGCGTTTAACGCCAATGCCAATCATCTCGACTCTGTGACGCTGCTGGATGCGGCTGTGTCCTATGACTTTGACGACGGCACGGAACTGCAGGTCAATGTGACCAACCTGACAGACGAGGCCTATGTGTCGTCGGTGGGCTATTTCTCGACCTACTATGGCGACGGGCGCACGATCTCTGCGACGCTGTCCAAGAAGTGGTAA